Proteins co-encoded in one Arachis hypogaea cultivar Tifrunner chromosome 11, arahy.Tifrunner.gnm2.J5K5, whole genome shotgun sequence genomic window:
- the LOC112722219 gene encoding probable aspartyl aminopeptidase, with the protein MARQQHKKDVASDLVAFLNASPTAFHAVEEAMNRLRSAGFDQLSEKEVWNLKAGKKYFFTRNHSTIVAFAIGQRYVAGNGFHIVGAHTDSPCLKLKPVTKVTKGGYLEVGVQTYGGGLWHTWFDRDLTIAGRVIIRERKEGSASSYAHRLVRIEEPIMRIPTLAIHLDRNVNSDGFKPNAQSHLLPVLATSVKAELNKAVPENDSTESGKKANDKTDTTNTKHHSLLLQLLASKLGCEPEDICDFELQACDTQPSVIAGAAQEFIFSGRLDNLCMSFCSLKALIDATSSETSLEEETGVRMVALFDHEECGSNSAQGAGSPVMLDAVSRVTNSFRSDTQMLEKAIQRSFLVSADMAHALHPNYMDKHEENHQPKLHGGLVIKHNANQRYATNAVTSFIFREIASVHKLPVQDFVVRNDTACGSTIGPILASGVGIRTVDVGAPQLSMHSIREMCAIDDVKHSYEHFKAFFEEFSQLDAKIVVDI; encoded by the exons ATGGCGAGGCAACAACACAAGAAAGATGTCGCTTCCGATCTTGTTGCCTTCCTCAATGCTTCTCCAACTGCTTTTCACGCCGTCG AGGAGGCGATGAACCGTTTGCGAAGCGCAGGTTTTGACCAGCTTTCGGAAAAGGAAGTTTGGAATTTGAAAGCTGGAAAAAAGTACTTCTTCACCAGGAATCACTCTACCATCGTCGCTTTTGCCATTGGTCAGAG ATATGTTGCTGGAAATGGTTTCCACATTGTGGGTGCTCATACTGATAGCCCTTGTCTCAAACTCAAGCCCGTCACCAAG GTGACTAAAGGTGGATATTTGGAGGTTGGGGTTCAGACGTATGGTGGTGGCTTGTGGCATACATGGTTTGATAGGGACTTGACCATTGCTGGGAGGGTAATCATTCGAGAAAGAAAAGAGGGTTCTGCCTCTTCTTATGCGCATCGGCTTGTTAGAATTGAGGAACCAATAATGAGGATCCCTACTTTGGCTATTCACTTGGACAG GAATGTTAATAGTGATGGATTCAAACCTAATGCTCAGTCTCATCTTCTTCCTGTCTTGGCTACTTCAGTGAAG GCAGAGCTGAATAAAGCTGTCCCTGAAAATGATTCAACTGAAAGTGGAAAGAAAGCAAATGATAAAACTGACACTACCAATACTAAACACCATTCTCTTCTACTGCAG TTGCTTGCAAGCAAGCTTGGGTGTGAACCAGAAGACATTTGTGATTTTGAATTGCAAGCTTGTGATACCCAACCAAGTGTAATTGCTGGAGCTGCACAGGAATTCATATTTTCAGGACGGCTTGATAACCTCTGCATGTCATTTTGCTCCTTGAAG GCATTGATAGATGCTACATCCTCTGAAACCAGTCTCGAAGAAGAGACTGGTGTTAGAATGGTAGCTTTGTTTGATCATGAAGAATGTGGGTCTAATTCTGCCCAAGGAGCTGGCTCTCCAGTCATGCTAGATGCTGTATCCCGGGTTACAAATTCCTTTAGGTCAGATACCCAG ATGCTTGAGAAAGCTATTCAGAGAAGCTTCCTTGTTTCTGCTGATATGGCGCATGCACTACACCCCAATTACATG GACAAACATGAAGAGAACCATCAGCCTAAATTGCATGGAGGGCTTGTCATTAAACACAATGCAAATCAAAGATATGCCACTAATGCAGTCACATCCTTCATATTCAGGGAGATAGCATCAGTGCATAAGCTTCCTGTACAG GACTTTGTGGTTCGCAATGACACGGCTTGCGGTTCAACCATTGGCCCCATTCTTGCAAGCGGCGTGGGCATTCGTACTGTTGATGTAGGTGCACCGCAGTTGTCAATGCATAGCATACGAGAAATGTGTGCTATAGATGATGTCAAGCATTCCTATGAGCATTTCAAGGCCTTTTTTGAAGAATTCTCTCAACTCGATGCAAAGATTGTCGTGGACATATAG